The genomic window CTTGCAGGAGGCTAAAGTTTCCCACTTCGGACACAGCGCGATCGCACCCCCGACGGCTAAAAATAAAGTAAATGGCCGGGAGCATATCCCGCTGGCGAAGTTGGCTCAGGATGTAGCCGAGGCTAGGGGTATCGGGGCGCGATCGCTTCCGTCCTTTGGGTCGCAATCGGGAGTTAATCTTCTTTTGCGAATCATCCAGCAGCGGGAAGAGACCGTTCGGATTGCAGAAGTGATACTCCAGCGGCACAGGCCGAAAGTCGGAGTAGATTAGCTCTGTGGGGCCATGAACTCGACTGATCCAGTCCGTAAGCTGTCCGCTATTGTCCACGGTGGCGGATAGGGCAACAAGCTGGATCTCTGGAGGACAGTAGATAATCGACTCCTCCCAAACCGTCCCCCGCTGGCGATCATTCATGTAGTGGCACTCATCCAGCACCACCGCCTGCACATCGACTAAGGATGTACCCACTGCGCCGATTTCCGTGCCGTAGAGCATATTCCGAAAAATTTCGGTGGTCATCACCACGATCGGCGCATCCCGGTTAATGGATAAATCCCCCGTGAGCAACCCAACGGTATCGCTACCAAACTGATCGCGAAAGTCCCTCAGCTTTTGGTTAGACAGCGCTTTGAGCGGAGTGGTGTAGAACACGCGCCGTCCCGATGCTAGGGCTCGGTGAATGGCATACTCACCAATCAAAGTTTTTCCAGACCCCGTCGGTGCACACACCACCACCGATTTTCCCGCATCTAACGCGGCGATCGCCTCTTTCTGAAACGTATCGAGAGCGAAGGGAAACAATCTTTTGGAGTCTAAATCAACCATAACTCAACAGCGCAAGAAGGAATGGAAAAGCGCATAGGGGCAGCGATGCAATACGAAAATACTACGCGCCTCTTCCCATCCTCCCATACCTTTAGGGCGATCGCCGATATTTAGCATGCCCGACCGGCGTGTGCCCCCCAAGAGGAGCAACCGCACGTTAGGCAGTGAGCCGTTTCTGAACAAGGGTGACGTAGAACTCACCATTCGGCACTCAACATCAGCCTGTATTCCGCATTCCGGCGGCAATCCCGTTAATGGTCAGTAACGCACCGCGCAACAGTTCACCCCGGCTATACCGCGAACGAATGACACCCGCCTGGGAATTACTCTTGTGCAGGCGTAGGCGCTTCAACAGCGAAACCTGGAGGAACCCTAGGGGCACAATCGTTCCATTCCGAAGCTGTACAGAGCGCTGGAGTTCCGGATCACCGTCTAACAATCGCTCATGCCCCGTGATCTTGAGTACGATATCGCGCGTTAGATAATACTCCCGCGCAATTTGAGCAAAGAGTGTGTCAAAGCGACCTAAATCCTCCGGATCAGAAAGTTGCTGAACGTAGTGCCGTGCGATCTGCAAATCAACCTTCGACAGCGTCATTTCCACCTTGGAAATCACCATCCGGAAAAACGACCATTTGTAGTAGAAATAGCGTAACAGCTTAAGATGTTCTTCGGGTTCGTGGTCTAAGAAATCCTTCAGCGCCGTGCCGACCCCGTACCAGGACGGCAGCAAAAATCGGCTTTGAGTCCAGCTAAATACCCAGGGAATAGCCCGCAGATTAGACAACCCCCGCTTGCCGCCGCGTCGTGCCGGACGAGAGCTAATTTGAAGCTG from Synechococcales cyanobacterium T60_A2020_003 includes these protein-coding regions:
- a CDS encoding phosphoenolpyruvate carboxylase; its protein translation is AEAGADCKPNPKLPYKWVSVLPYPVTSLQEVMLGYSDSNKDSGFLSSNWEIHKAQQALQRVSESYGVSLRIFHGRGGSVGRGGGPAYEAILAQPGQSIDGRIKITEQGEVLASKYNLPDLALYNLETVTTAVIQASLLRSGFDDIRPWCEIMEELAARSRSHYRALIYEQPDFIDFFHQVTPIEEISQLQISSRPARRGGKRGLSNLRAIPWVFSWTQSRFLLPSWYGVGTALKDFLDHEPEEHLKLLRYFYYKWSFFRMVISKVEMTLSKVDLQIARHYVQQLSDPEDLGRFDTLFAQIAREYYLTRDIVLKITGHERLLDGDPELQRSVQLRNGTIVPLGFLQVSLLKRLRLHKSNSQAGVIRSRYSRGELLRGALLTINGIAAGMRNTG
- a CDS encoding DEAD/DEAH box helicase codes for the protein MVDLDSKRLFPFALDTFQKEAIAALDAGKSVVVCAPTGSGKTLIGEYAIHRALASGRRVFYTTPLKALSNQKLRDFRDQFGSDTVGLLTGDLSINRDAPIVVMTTEIFRNMLYGTEIGAVGTSLVDVQAVVLDECHYMNDRQRGTVWEESIIYCPPEIQLVALSATVDNSGQLTDWISRVHGPTELIYSDFRPVPLEYHFCNPNGLFPLLDDSQKKINSRLRPKGRKRSRPDTPSLGYILSQLRQRDMLPAIYFIFSRRGCDRAVSEVGNFSLLQEHEAASLKEQIDAFLARNPDAGRSHQIEALYRGIAAHHAGILPAWKGLVEELFQQGLIKVVFATETLAAGINMPARTTVISSLSKRTDRGHRLLNASEFLQMAGRAGRRGMDERGHVVTVQTRFEGATEAAYLATSRPDPLISQFAPSYGMVLNLLQTHTLEEAQELIERSFGQYLATLHLKPQQQMIADLEAQLEHHEAQLIGIDLNELADYQKLQERLREERRILKVLQQQTQDALTHDLALTLNFAIAGSILTLKGRHIAVS